AGTCAAAAAATGAAGTGAAGGTACTGAGTTGTATCTTGCGTTTTGCTCTTCACTCATTATGTTTATAAGTGCCTTTTCTTGCATATAGTAGTGTGAATCATTTGATAGCGTGTTAGATTTTGGTTCTAATTAGTTCAATTGGTTTTGTATACATATTTGTTTCATGTTCAACATTTTAAAGGATAGCAAGATAGAAGTTTATGCCCAGTCATCCATTTATTCTTGTGAATATCCTGCACTATCTGTAGCTGTACTATATCGACAATTTATTCTCTGTTGCTATGAAGCAGCTACAAGGCTACAAACACAACACATAGAATTGTTATACACTGTTGTTACCTGTTTATGTGTGTATTATAACGTGCATGTACCATATACCTTTGCAGGTACTTCCTCCGGTTCCAAAGATTGAAGTGCAGTTGGAGCCACATCATAAGGCACTTCCAGTGGGAGCAATTTCAGCTGTAAGTCTTGTATTTAACTTTGACTTTTCATCTAAACTTTCATCTGCATTTGTCTTGGACAAAAACCATGTATTTTTCCAGCAAATTATAGGTAGCGGTTTTTTTTAACTCCCTTCGTCCAGAACTGAAGGCATGTATGCTTCCCAGGATTTAACTTTGACCATTAAAAACTAATACCAGTCTAACTAATATCATAAGGCACTTCCAGTCTAACTATATCATAAGGCACTTCCAGTCTAACTATATGTGGATTATTTGATACAAAACTAATACCATTAAAAACATTAGAGGTATTTTTTAATTCAGAGCCAACGATATCATTTTTTGTATCACATAATCCACGTCATTTTTGGTTAAAGACAAACTGGGAAGTGTGTACGCCTTCCAGTTTTTGAGGGAGAGAATATCTGGAATCTGATGACGATTCAACCAGTTCCCATCATGTTTTGGTGTTAAAAGCTGTATGTAATTTGAATATAAGAACTAGAAATCTACGGAACTTGTGTTCATACTGTATTAGTAGTGCATTCTGGAATTTTCAGGTGCTTGGATTATGTTGGTTATGCATTTCGTTATTATTTTGAATTGCGTACTTTTCCGATGTGTTGTTTGAGATTTTTGTAAACAAATGGTGCTTCTCGTTTAGACTGTTGACATACAAAGTATATTTCCTTTAAAATTGATAGCCTGATTTTCTGCATGCTTACTGTTCATCCAGATCATGGATGAGAGAGTGATCGTTGAAGGGTCAGTGCAACACAGTCCCCTCACTGAGGGTTCTATACTCTGGATAACTGAAAGCAGGACACCACTTGGCATTGTTGATGAGTTATTTGGACCTGTAAAAAACCCGTACTATCTTGTGCGGTATAACATTCCGGAAGAAGTGCCAACTGGGATCACTGCAGGAACTACTGTCTCTTTTGTTGCCGAGTTTGCAAACCATATCCTAAATATGAAGGAGCTATATGCGAAAGGCTATGATGAATCTGCTGACCATGATGAGGAGGCAGATGAACCTGAATTCTCTGATGATGAGAAGGAGGCTGAGTACAAAAGATCACTACGACTGTCGAAAAGGCAGACTGATAGACAGCATGAGTCTAAGAAATCTTTTGGTGATAAGAAGAGGGTGCAGCCCAGGGGTGCTGGATTCCGAAAGGATATGCCACCTCGGGTCCATGATTCACCGACACTTGGTCAACAATCACAGCATCGTTTCCACCACTCAGATATGCCTCCTGCTGTTGCTGACAACGTGACCCGACGGTCAGGTCCTCAAAACTTTCCTATGAGTGCACCAACAATGCTGCCACCAATATCAATGAATCATGCTATGCCATCAGCTGTTCAACTTGCAAATCAGATGGGAAGTTGCTTCATCAATCCATCACAGCAGTTCTCTCCTCAGCAGCAGAACATGGTTTGGCCTGGCGGGCTTCCGCCTCCACAGCAGCCAAACATAGGAGTTGACGGAGCTGCTTTTGCAGCTAATTTTATGCAGAATATACTTATTGGAGCCAACCAATACCAGCAATATTTACAGAATCAGAATTTTGGTGGCTTCCCAAATGGAATGCCGATGGCCCCACCACATTTTATGCCAGGAAGCGGAATGCCTGTAAATCCGATGCAATTTGGTGGGCCACCAGTAAACCATCCATTTGGTCCGGGATCTCAAAATATGTGCCAAGACAACTTTGGTCCAGCATCTCAAAATATGGGGCAAGGCAACTTTGGTCAGCTTCCACACATGGCTTGCGACCAAGGGCCGCCTCCTGGCTTTCCCAATGCCCAAGGATATGGGGGCATCCCGTCACTGCATGAAAATGGAGATCAGCCTCCTGGGTTTCCAAGCACACAAGGATATGGGCGCCTCCCATCACCGCATGGAGATGGTGGTCAGCCTCCTATGCAGTTCAATTCTGGGCAGTTTAATCAGGGGAACTCATCCTTCCGCGGCAGAAAGCCACAGCAACGTGGAGGGCGACAATCACGAGGgagaggtggcggtggccggcATCGCAAGTAGTTAATGGTGGTACTTGTACCCTGGTGCAATTTTGACTCGTCTTGAGTAAACTTTGATTGAATCCAAGTATGCTGCTCCCATGTATTCACAAATGAGAGCTGTGTTTCTTGTTGTAATGCCCACCCATCCATTGATAGCTGCTGAGATATCTTGCTTGCTGCAGACTGTATGCTTGATGTCTCTTGCTTAGTTGCTTATGTACAATTTGTTACAATCTTTTCGGTGGTATCTTTCTGTTTCTTATGTATCCAATTGTTGTTTGGAGGGATATGGTTATTTCTGAGATCTTGCAGCATTAGGCATGTTGTCATCTTTTGATCTGGTCTTTTTTTTGGCGAATAGATCTGATCTTTGTTAAATGGCTGCCTCTGGTTCTTTCTGAATGCAATTGCCTATTCTTTCATGGAACAATAGGATGCAAAGAAAAAGGTTACCCTTTGATAATACATTCATAAAATATGTTATGAGCTGCCAGATTACCTGACATGCTATAAGATCTAGAGCCATCGTTTATATCTTCCAGTACATAACATTCAAGATCTATAGCCGTTTGAGCTATCGTTTATATCTTCCAGTACATAACATTCAAGATCTATAGCCGTTTTGTTTCTCACATACTGTTGGATTCTGGTATGTTGAAATAAACATCCTGACCTTAATAATATCTTATTTAGATATAATGAAATTTAGTTCAACAGAAGATACAAATAATTGAATTTTCACCTGTGATGCGATGAGCACACTGAAAATACACTCGGTTTGCAATAAAAAGGGTAAAAATTAGTAATTCTTGGTGCAGCAATTACTTACAATCTTAGCAAACTTCGGATATCTTAAAAGTCAAGAAGCACATTCAGAACGGACAAAAACTGCATGCATCAAACTATGCAAAGGCCGGTGGTGTTCcatccttttcgaaaaaaaaacccccATTAAGAACAGAATACTACGTAGATTCAATTGAAATTGCTTGAGCCAGTTCCCGTTCTCAAGACAAAGGTAACAGATGATTACATCACAACGTAGGAGATCACAATACAAAGATCGAACAGACATCCGAATTTCGTTTCACGATACATAGACACCTAAAACATTTCCAACTATCAAAAGTCACAATCCAAATGATCAGCCAACACCAAAGAATAATACCTAGCTCGGGTCAATGGGTCATCAGTCATATGAGCAAGTCTTGGCAATTCAACAAAGAAATCACTTTCAACACTGGAATGGCAACGGGGCCAACGATGTCTCGGCATACGGCGTGCACGACGGCGAGGCCCGATCAGCCCAGGGTAGCAGGAGAGCCATACCATCGGAGATCTCCGCAGACGGACCGGCGTGATGAGGAGAGAAGAAGCTCTGATCCAGCGTCCATGTCGTCTCGGCCTGCAGAACTGATTGCACTGGAGGTGACTCGTCAGCAACCGGCGTGAGCgttgtgttgttgttgttgttgtcgtcgtcgtcgtcgtcgtcgtaggaGTTGCAGCTCAGCAGGGAACGACTGTGGTCGTCGGTCATGAACAAGGCGGGCGTCTCGGGCAGCAAGTCCTCAGGTGTCTCTGTTGCCCCCATGGTCGGCGGCGTGGCTGGATTTGTTGTGGGAGTGGAAGGGAACACGAGCTTCCGCCTCGAGCGAGCCGACCACCCCGTATCAGAAATCTTGTCCTCGGCTTTCCTCTTGAGCGCCGACCTTGAAGATGACGAGGAATTCGCCGCAGACCTGCGCTTCCGAGGGGTCTGGTACACCTTGCAGAGAACCGGCGAGACTTCTTGATTTTCTTGGTTATCATCGTCATCACAGAAGCCGAACTCCATCATGAGCCACCCGGATTTCTCCCCGCCGTTGGTCTCGTGGCTGAAGCTGCGGCGGTACCCGACGACGAGGCCCTCGCCGTCGACCACGTCCTTCCGGTACTCGGAATGCCACGTGCCCTCGCCTTCCCCGATGGTGCGCGACTTGCGGCTGCCGCGGGTGCTCTTGGCCTTGGGGTAGCAGAAGAAGTACCAGGACTTGCTCTCGCCGGTTCTTGCCGACGCGGGGATGAAATTGGCGACGAGCTTTGCTGGATCGGCGGCGTATACGTCGGCGTCGTGGACGAATTGGGCGCAAGGGGGCGGGAGCGGCtcgccggcagccttgaagcgGAGGCAGCGGGTGATGACTTCGTCGTCCTCGGGGGTGAAGGAGATGCCGGGGTGGAGGACAGCCGCGGGTTCGTGCGGCGGGGACGACATTGGTGAGgacacgggcggaggacccgttAGGGcaagattatgaaacggggagctaaagggcggaatccgttcgtggtgTGATGGGAGGAAAAACGGTccggagcgagagaatcgaaggggagatcaacctgcggtggaggcgctcgcgcgaggaggaagacgatgggcgctcggcagcaggatgggcggcggcgctcggccgaggaggaagaagatccagggagcgagggggctgggtcGGTCggcagagggagggagggggttTAGTAGTAAACGACTTGGCTTACACGTCAGTGAATTAACGTTTTACTCCGTCCGTCCACAAACAAGCGTAAGTTTCGGTTAATAAAATagtgtattttcttttttaactAAGAAAAATTGATTCTCTCTCCTTACACAGAAATCAAACCTAATTATATTTTTTCATGCACTTAGCTCATTGGAGGTAAGAAAATTGAAGAAGAGAGAGGTGGTGGTTGGCATCTTACCAATGCATTTTTTATCTCaatgtttaatttttttcgaaaaccCAAAACATACACTCTTTTacggacggagtgagtagttcACAGCATGAACATGGTTTTAAAAAGGCATCGCTTAAGCGCGTAAAATCTCTCATCGGTGGGAAAACGTTTCACTTAGgtcctgtttggttgggcttaaaaccgtcttttgacttttgacttTTAAGCCGCAAAATCATCTATTTAGATGCTTTCGGCTTTGACTTTTGACGCTTTAGTTCATATTTttagatgatggtataagTAAAAACCCAAAGTCAAAATACATAAATAAgtgcttttgtggcttataagccaaaaggaaaaaagatgtTTTAAGCCCAACTAAACAAGGCCTACTACTTCAAGGTTGATAAGTCTCGTTAGCACAATTGTCTGCCGCAGGGGcggcttctctctctcccgcttGATTCCCTCCAAAGATCTCTCCAATTTTTTCAATTCGTCTTTTACCTTCAAGGATCCCGTCAATTTTCCCTGGGTAGGCAACATAATCCCACCAATTTCTCCAATTTTCCTGGATTTCCCCTAAGGATTCCGCCAAGGTGAGCAACAATGTCTCTCAAATTTTCCAATTCCCCTTGATTTTCTCCATAAAATCCCGCCAACTTCTCAAAAACAGAGTCCACACGGAACGCTTAAGCTTCAGTTTCTCTCAGCGGTGCCTCACCGCTCTCTTAGCGCTTAGCGCTTTTTTGAACCATGGTACACAAACTTATAAAATGCAAGAACAACGTATTAAACTGGGATTAGTGATATTGTTTAAGAATACATGATAGATGAAAGAATGACAAACTCGTGTTAGATACCGTAACCGTTGCATCAAATTGTTGGCTATTCGGATTAATTCTAAGACAAATTATTAAATCTTTTTTAAATGTACAATTGTTTGGGTCTTGCGTCTctatataaaataaatctgTAAACTTTCAACTAATTTAACTCTGGATCAATAGAGACAACGATGCCGATGACTTGTCAAGCTACGCATTTGGATCGGGTCTGAGAAAGACGTCGTAGAAGACAACGACGACGGGTCAATTGTTGCGTACTTCGACAGCGACGCCCGCGTGAGGTGGTGCGTGTGCGTTCCAACATGCCTTTGCGCAATTGACGACGATATGGCATATCCCATGCAAGACGAACAATGCTTCTCATTGCTTAGTTAACAAATTGTCGTGTGGTAGGTTACAGACATTGTCATTTAAAAAAGAAATCCACAAGCAAGAGGTAATAAATGGCATTGGTGGTACGCTAACTTGACAAAGATGCACAATTTGAGACATCTCCTTGCAAAATGTAGCAAACA
The Brachypodium distachyon strain Bd21 chromosome 2, Brachypodium_distachyon_v3.0, whole genome shotgun sequence genome window above contains:
- the LOC100822327 gene encoding H/ACA ribonucleoprotein complex non-core subunit NAF1, giving the protein MSAVAAVDAEMFAPAAIETEMVTAAPVEVETSTVASVQAALSSEVSVNEEGGGSKGVEESKIEDSESSEDEEDEESDESSSSSGEEEEMAKEEVESSDASSSSDDEVSMARKQGSATDMEALLEEGELMVGIDDEEEDEARKGPIKSKNEVKVLPPVPKIEVQLEPHHKALPVGAISAIMDERVIVEGSVQHSPLTEGSILWITESRTPLGIVDELFGPVKNPYYLVRYNIPEEVPTGITAGTTVSFVAEFANHILNMKELYAKGYDESADHDEEADEPEFSDDEKEAEYKRSLRLSKRQTDRQHESKKSFGDKKRVQPRGAGFRKDMPPRVHDSPTLGQQSQHRFHHSDMPPAVADNVTRRSGPQNFPMSAPTMLPPISMNHAMPSAVQLANQMGSCFINPSQQFSPQQQNMVWPGGLPPPQQPNIGVDGAAFAANFMQNILIGANQYQQYLQNQNFGGFPNGMPMAPPHFMPGSGMPVNPMQFGGPPVNHPFGPGSQNMCQDNFGPASQNMGQGNFGQLPHMACDQGPPPGFPNAQGYGGIPSLHENGDQPPGFPSTQGYGRLPSPHGDGGQPPMQFNSGQFNQGNSSFRGRKPQQRGGRQSRGRGGGGRHRK